A window from Candidatus Obscuribacterales bacterium encodes these proteins:
- a CDS encoding filamentous hemagglutinin N-terminal domain-containing protein, with amino-acid sequence MNNGMTGIAVAVTAVIGWAMPVNAQVTPDGTTTQVLQEGDRVLIRGGQQSRDGANLFHSFDEFGLDAGQRATFRTQATVQNILGRVVGGDVSVVDGLLRVSGSSANLWLINPAGVIFGPNARLDVGGSFTATTATSLEFGDRWWTSTGLDYANLVGTPTALAFTGEAATLINAGRLAVPAGESLMLAGGVV; translated from the coding sequence ATGAACAACGGGATGACTGGGATAGCCGTTGCCGTGACAGCGGTGATTGGCTGGGCGATGCCTGTAAATGCACAGGTAACGCCGGATGGTACAACTACGCAGGTCCTTCAGGAGGGCGATCGCGTCCTGATTCGTGGCGGGCAGCAATCGCGGGATGGGGCAAACCTGTTCCATAGTTTTGACGAGTTTGGTCTAGATGCCGGACAGCGGGCCACCTTTCGCACCCAGGCCACGGTGCAGAATATCCTGGGGCGCGTGGTGGGTGGTGATGTATCGGTGGTGGATGGCTTGCTGCGGGTGAGTGGTAGTTCGGCGAATCTGTGGCTGATCAATCCGGCAGGGGTCATCTTTGGCCCCAATGCCCGTCTGGATGTGGGCGGATCCTTTACGGCAACAACGGCGACGAGTCTGGAGTTTGGCGATCGCTGGTGGACGAGCACAGGACTAGACTATGCCAATTTAGTGGGGACGCCGACGGCCCTAGCCTTTACGGGGGAAGCCGCAACGCTGATCAATGCAGGACGGCTAGCGGTGCCAGCGGGGGAGAGCCTGATGCTGGCCGGGGGCGTGGTGAT